From Lucilia cuprina isolate Lc7/37 chromosome 4, ASM2204524v1, whole genome shotgun sequence:
ACAAGTTGtcaaaatttattgtacagaTGTTTTTTAGTGCAGTGTTGCATTTTTATTCGATTGATTGTAAAAAGGGGAGTTGTTATTGTAACGGTTGTAATAAAAAAGGACTTTATTTTGCCCAAAAAATCGGATAATTTAAAACCCAGagaataaacaaaacttttcctAAGCTTTCCAAGATTTAAAATAAGATATCTTGAAAAGGGAAAAATACATTACAGGGATTGAATTTTTACTTTAAGGTCGACAGATTGGACTTTCTGATTACCTTACACAAAAGATGTTTTGTGCTGTTGTAACTTatcaaaaatgaacaaaaatgttatttcaattttaatcacACAATATATTGAAGTAATTGGAGATTTTGccttatagttttaaaataatacgaTGATTTAATAATTGAATAATGTCCGTATATTGTAAATTTCAAAATCTAGTTCAACTACACTTCATCTGAATTCATAGTTTTCCAGTTAAAAACATTACATGTTCTAGATTAGGTATTGCATTTCTTTGTAAAAGTCAGTTCCTTATTGTTCTGATGATtattatctttataaatttatatatcgcTACACTGCGTCATACGGGAACTTTGAGTTTGTGTTGAAACAGCTGTACCAACTATAATGCTTTCGATTTTGTACTActtatcatcattatcatttccTAATGTGACTTGATGACTTGAATtccaaattatattattaaggAATTAATAGAAGAAGGAGATACAGTTCCTGTGAAACTTAAATACGTAGTTTCAAGCGTAAACGTATTAAATTCTCTAAAATCTTAATCCactttgaataaaaaaacactcaACTTTccattatattttcattataatttgtatttaaaaaacatcTAAACTTACtttagtatttgttgttgtttactttaaaaaaactataaaactagcaattaagaaaaaaatccactCTAAAACAATGTATCTTCCGATCTGATATATTCACCAATATCCGATTGATGGAAACACACTGTAGTCAAAGGATCAGCCGCTTTACATTCCGTGGTAGATCTAGCCAAAACACCAAAACCCAAAGGCAAATCGTTCATGTTGTAAACAATAACTCCTTGATATTGGCCAGCATTTTCGGTAATACGTCCCAAACCCGATTTAGGTATATGATTGCCATATAGATACTGTTGTTCGAAAGATTGTTTTACCCACACTTTGTATTGGGCATAGGGAGCCAAATAGTATAAAGCGGTAATGTGGAATTTCAATTTGTTCGTTTTggaaaatttaccaaaacatGTGCCAACACAGACAAGTTTTTTGTGACCAAAACACTCGGATAACTTGAGTATACGTTCGGAAACATAATAAACACGATCCAAATGTTCACGGAAACAATAGGTGCCATCGGGACGATCTATCAATTGTTTGACATTAGTACCAATGCTGGAAAAGGGAGagcaattttttattagttgttTCACATTTCAAAGTTTGAGAAATACTTACTATTTGGataacttttcaaataaaattttagctcttTCCTCACTTAAAcgtttcataatttatttttgtttattaatttacttaaagtttaataattttattgataaatttaaagaaaatcccgAAAATTCAACACGTTTCTAGTTTAtgctaacaaaaaaatataaattgaactGTCAAActcaattgtttttatattttgacacCACGTGCGGactgtataaatataaacatcaaAAGAGTTACCAACTCTGTGTTATAAAGCCCTCTAgtgtgaaaatttataaaataaaattcaaatttttgcacaataaaacgttattttttttaattttctgtttaaattgtttttttaatttttcagattttaaatttatgcttaatttcattggtttttattcttacttttgtattttcttttctttttagttctttttaatCTCAAGTCTGGCATCATTGCTGCAAATgtcactttttagttttttcttaatatggcgGTCGGTTTTGTTTGCTAATGTTGAAATTCGTTAATTTTATTGATAATCAAGAAAAATCACGGTAAATAAGTATAAagtgttgttaatatttttaaataaatatagttttatctgaagtttataaaataaagaagtaataattgaaataaataatgaaatcatTTGTGAAAAGTTAGTAgataaattgtgtttaaaaagcTTAATGCATTCTTTTAGTTGTGCgaaatgtaaatacatacatacatatgtatatgggtaatatttaatataaataaaacgtaAATGCTCAAatagtttgattaaaataaaaaaagtttttagttaaaaatataaaggtaatgaaatgaaaacaaacgcCCAATGATGCCACTTCGTTTACCGAAAACCCGCTACAGAAATCTACAAGTCATTACAGGtacgttaattaatataatttattttaaaaaatcagtaATTAAATCGGTTGTAGATACAATAagaaaaatctgtgatcactcataatatttataaaaaataaatttttaaattacgctccaattgagaaataatgcaaatctgtgatcagttcATTTTTAATATCGATTTTAAACATCGTTCcaatagaaaaataatgaaaatctgtgacccttaataattttcataaaaaataaatatttaagataggaggatgtatagtaAGACAAATCCTAGAAatgcacctaggccactatcgggcctgttgtgcgctcttttTCATGAACAAATTTGTTCACTGATGTTTAAGATGTGCAAAAAAATCATTCTTCCTAATAtatttccaatcagtgttagtcaggaatgttatttcctgAATAACATAACTTCAAAGATGCTTGGATCTAACTTTAACggatgcctgacagtggcaaagaaagtgctccataGTTGTATTTTCtgtccacatgctctacattcgtttgAATCCGCGTGGTCAATTTTGTACTGAATGTGCTCGTAATCTTGTGTATCCAcgcagaatacgtaccatcatattaacttcagacttgctaaTTTTGCGGAGATTTCACGTCATCAGGGTCACCCAATAGAATCTTTGTCTGGTAAACAACTTCAACTTCACTTTCCTCTAAAGTTATTaaattcgccctttcgttgccgacttcTCCCGAGGGCCTGGTACCCacatgatgtaaaccttacctctgtgAGAGtattcatttaaaacttttgtacAATCCAATACgctcttagatttaattctatcacctgatcTTGCCCTAATTGTTTTCTGGCTATCGGGAAAAATATTAATGACTGTTggcgccatatttattataatccaATACGTATTACGTATTCAATTTGTCATAGAAGGACTGAGACCCCATTCCATAGCTTTTTACCATACTATTGACTAAGGGGTTTAAGACAAGGGTTTAAGaaggaaggacgtaagacttatcagTCTATAGGACTTAGGAGTCGCATAGCTAGGTGTCCCTTGCATCCTGTCATTTAATGGGAGTACATGTCAATTTCAAGCATGCAGGGAATATCTGAGGCATATGTACAGAAACCGCCTCCATATCAGATGTAATTATAATTCCTTCAATAGCGGCttatctatgttattcgatataggGTTGGGAAATGAGAGGAATCTATAGATTTCGGTTGGACATGTGTTTTGGATAGGAGTTTTTgtatcttcgatacgtcatttgagcagtctacctgttcacagaaaagtttccaggagtctcgtttggcttttcgatcaattttcttatatttaccaAGTTTACTACGATATTCATACCAATATACTGCGATATTATTACACCGTGCCCGGTTAAATAGGTTACGGATCTCCCCTGTTACCCAAGGTTTCTCCTGGGCAGATCTCCACTCGCCCATTTCTGAGCATTTTTAATTTGGCGTCTATGTCCTCTTAATTTCGACACTGAAAAATGTCCTGACATA
This genomic window contains:
- the LOC111686211 gene encoding 60S ribosome subunit biogenesis protein NIP7 homolog → MKRLSEERAKILFEKLSKYIGTNVKQLIDRPDGTYCFREHLDRVYYVSERILKLSECFGHKKLVCVGTCFGKFSKTNKLKFHITALYYLAPYAQYKVWVKQSFEQQYLYGNHIPKSGLGRITENAGQYQGVIVYNMNDLPLGFGVLARSTTECKAADPLTTVCFHQSDIGEYIRSEDTLF